ATTAGTATTAGATCGTTATCACTACATTTATGATGATGGACTCGTATCCTCTGCTTTCCATGGTGGGGCCGAGATATCTTGCACTTCTCTCGGATAAATTTTGTTTCTTGTAATTAGTTAATCGAGTAATTTTACTTTGACATACGCCCATAACTACGGGCGGACCCAGCGTTGGTCAAGGGGTCATCTGCCTTCTATGGATGGCCCAATTTCAAGGAAATTTTATGTGCCCTCAGCCCAATAAGCTAGTAACTGAAAGCTTAAATTGATTAAGTTGGGTCTAAAAACAATGCTTTTCTCTTGCTTTTTACTAGGGATGTCGATGAATATTCCATCTATAAATAATCATCCGATCCGAtctatttataatgtatatgaatgatcTAAATTGACGATTAGTGGATATTGATAAGAATATTGATGATCTAAATCTTTTGTGAATTGAATATGAAATGATAATTTATCATCCATGAATATATTCATTATTACCCGAAAATACATTTATACGTACTAAAATATATGCATAAACATCTAAATATCGATACATATACATATGACCTATAAATTTTAAAGTTATTAGCAAAAATAAGGTTATAAAGTTACAACTAttgaatgttattaataatattgaacGTTACACATTTAGATTGATTTAAACATATTTTACTTATATAGTGACATATTTTGCTCAATAAAAGTCACACGTGGcgacaaaatacaatcaaaaaaaTGTGTAATAAACCAAAAACATATAGATTATACGTTTACAATTGTTATAATTTTATATTTAATCTTCATAATCGTCGTTAGATTAATATTTTATTGAATATCCAATGGACattcattaacccgcttaatccattggatgTGGATGGATGAAATAAACTTAGGATATGAATACGGATATAGACATGGATGAACAAAATTTAATGGATATGAATGTGAATATGACATCACCCGACTCATATCAGGTCCATTACCAACCCTCCTTTACACAGTTTTTTTCTCTATCTGACTATTGATTTTGCCCTCACCGTCGTATTAAGTCAGTTGTAGGTGAATATGAGGATTCTAGTAATTTAAGTCCACTAATATGATATATGAGTACTGGTGTGCCTGAAATTGCTAGTGATcaaaagtcaacataagtcaacaCAAAAGTCAAAAGAGCACGTGCGGCATGACAAGAGATGGGCCAAAACGAAATGCAGGAATGCCAACGTGGACAATAGACTACCAATTGACTAGCAACATCAGAGGAAAGAAGTTATATGGATCGAACATCCGACCTCTACCCTTCTAATAAATAAGCCTATTAATATGAACCTCTAACCACTCGACCATGAGTGCGGATTCGAGAGTTCTAGTCCTGACACCACATAAGCATAATCGCCAAGTGAGTTAGTTATTCCCCTCCAAATTATGAATATGTAGCCGACTTTGACCTAATTCCGGATTGTCAATTAACACCAAAATCACCAATGTTGACAATTGACACTAAGGTGCGCTTGAATGTGACTAACTGAAGCTAAATCTTATAATCATAAATTAACTAAAAAGGACaatattaatatgtaaaataatatagtaAATGACATTTTAGTAATTTTTCAATTCATAAACTCTAACGGAACTCAACTTTTACGAACTTATAATTATCATAAACTCTACATTTTATACTTGTGATTTTCATAAACTCGACTTTTTATGTCTACCGAACAAAGGTTATAAATTAAAGTTtactaaaatcataagctcaaactTCTATAAGCTCTCATTAACTACCATAAATGGTGCACCAAAAACACCGACCTTTTTTGTAAATGATGCAAATGCATATTTAATAAAGTCTCTCTTAAAGCATGTTTTGGTTCAGATTCAAACTAAAGTAATCGATCTACAGGAAAACACAGCGTTTTCAATTCTAGTCAGGTCTTTGCAACAAAAATTAACTTCGATCCTCAACATTTTGATCTCATTCAAATCTGCAAGATTATCGATCAGGTTTAGGCTTACGTCAACACCTCGTAATTTCAGATCAAATTTCTACACAGAACACTGATAGGCAAGAATCAtacattaatacattataatagtaCCATTTGATACAATTAACTACAGATAATCTGAGGAAGTAAGGATTAACTGGTTTTCAACAAGTTATGAAACCACACACATTCATAAATAAAACATAATAAATAGAAAAGTAAAGAGGCTTTTTTCCATGAAGTAATGATTCATAGAGACCTGGCAATAATCAACTTTCCAATGCAGCAGTAAACAGAAAAAGCCAGGAACATAATTGTAGTCCAGCCCGAGCCCAAAAGCCCAAGCCCATTTCCTCTACACAGCTTCCACCCAACCAAAACTACTCGTGTGTTCCAACCATGAGCCGGAACCCGAGCAGTTAGCACAAAACTAGTTTTTGATCTTTGATGTTTCCGCGGCCCTGGGAGCTGTGATTTATTCCAGCaaagtatataaatataattttcacATCAATATGACATTAACTAATCGACATGAAAACATTTTAATATTTGTTCGTTCTAAATTACTTTTGAAGAAATTTTTTAGCTGTCAAAACTTAGACTAAATTGGTAAGCTTAGCAATTAAAAATACTGACGATTCAATGCTAAAAGAGACGATTTGTATGGTGTATACCTAAACCGATAGCATCAGAACCCTTCATGATCTTCAACCTCTTGCATGAACCAATAAACATACTGTAACAGACAGCAGCGTGTAAGACTAGTGAAATTAAATTAAATGGTTATTAATATAGATCAAGATATATCACCAAACTTGCTGACCTTCAAATATGAAGTTACACAAATATTCAAAAAAAAAGTAGTATATACAGGACATAAAGAACAGAAAGAAACATTTATGATGAAAACATAGACTACTCGTGTTTCCTTTGAAATGACCCGAGatttaagaacttaataaaaaataaAGAGGAACACTAAAAACATATAGGAAACTTTAGTTTCACATTTTCAACTctacataataatgataatcatgcaTGCTCCATTGCTCCAAACAGATAATGATACTTTTTTTAACTTCTAAATCAATATCCCATTATCACTTTTAGCAGTGGAATCAGCATGCTAGCATTACCTACTTCACATAATCACCTTTACAAGAGATTACAGACAGCAAATCCAGGCAAAAGAAAAGcacatgaattttttttttttttttttttttttttcatttgtttTTTAAACATCAGTTTTACTGAGTAGCTTCGTTAACAACACAATGTGTATGCAAACAGACAGTGTTGATTTGTACTTACTCCCAAGGAACATCTCCTACAAGCATCCAGTCACCATCTTTATCCTCGTACGAAAGAACGTACTCCGACCCGTCCAAAAGATCCCGCAACTTGCTCTCGCTAAGATTTTCCCTTCCCGGACCTCCCTGAGACCCGCACCGACCTATAGTTCCGTTTtcaatttaataatataattaaaatatttaacTAAATAAAAAATAACATTTGGCTAACAGAAAAGGCAACCAACCAATAGTAAAACAGCTAAACATCTTCTCGAGTGCGGATGAAAGTTGTTGATACGTCGAGAACCCTCTCAAATCAACTTTCCTTAAATACGGAGCACCATCCATACTAACCTTTACAAACAACGCACCGGGCCCACGTTTTCCATCTACTTCTTCGTTGTTCTTTGAACTTGTAGCCATCATATTCTTGCGAAACGATCTAACCGGTGGCCAACCAACCACCTGCGCTCTGTACATTTTAACATATACAAACATATTAAACATTAGCAACAAACAAAACACCCCTTACTTAataattcaattaaacaaatatcctTGTTCACTTACTTAGCAGCAGGAGGATTCGAGCTGTTTATTTTGCTAACATTAGGTGTATTTAAGGCTGAAGATTTTGGAGCATCAGATTCAACCCGAGAAGAACCGAACATCCAATTCGGTTCGGGTACGGGTACTCCTTTAATTTCCGAACCACTATCCATGGCATCAATGTACACTCTTTTGTGTCCCGAAGCAACCGATTTCGGCGAAGATAAACAAATTCCATCATTATTAGTAGGAACCAAAGGAAACAACGGTTTCTCATCGAATTTATCGGAGCTACATTCTGGATCCCGGTCAGGCGATTGAGATCCTGGTAGACCCAGCCTTAATTCAGTAGCTTTAAGGTTCAAATTTAAACTAGTATTTTTATTCACTTCTGATACACTAGATACATTACTGCAACTGTCAACTGATGAACAATCTGATAATCCGAGATAATTTCGTTCGGTTAAACCGTAATTCTTATGGAAACTAGGGGCATTTGCAGGTCCACCTCCTTCAACAACACCTAATAGTGGTGTAGACATCATTTACCCAATTTTCTTCAATTAATATCAATCAATCTGATTCAATCAATCAATTCAACAATTAATACACCATTAATAATGAATACGGCTACACGTAACTCACACAATAATTGTCACTGCAAGTATGAAAACAATTTAGGGTTAATTTATTTCTGAAATACCTAATTATACTAGTTTAATAAATCACTTGCATAAACAAAAAATTAATTGTACGGTATTTTATTACAGTGAACATGCACATAAAGGAAGATTTCAGATCAGTTCTACTCATTTCTGTCTCTAATGAAATTAATTTATATGAAATAAATGAGCAGAAATTGAGTGAAACTTAATAGTGTTGTACAATTCTttcaataaataataaatttagttaaaaataaatttaaagtatataaagGCAAACAGCGTGTGCATGCAGACCGATCATAAAAACAAAAACGAGAAAGAAATAGAAATTTTTACAAGAAAAAAAGTAACAGCAGAAATTAGTGTAAAGCATATTCCAGATCTCgaatttttgaaataaaaataaattaaaattggAGTTTAGTTTAGctgaataataatttaaaaaaaattagaatgaaaagaaaaaaaagcaAACCTGAGAATTAGTAAGAGGTGTAGTGTAGAAGATGAAGAAGTAGGCAACAAGAATTGAAAAGAAAATGTGAATTGAAAGTGTTTTAAACAAATGGATGAAAATGGAGAAAGATGATTTCTAATAAAGTAGAACGAACGCAAACAAAAAGAGGGTTCCGGAGGGACTTGAGCTGTGTGCCAAACTTTCTATTTAATATTTTAATGTGTTTTTTAgtgtatacatataataatatatgtgttatatatatatatatatatatatatatatatatatatatatatatatacatacatatagggataattctcacacactgttttttgatcctcacacacccttttaccctattattagggaggagttcaagtaaattggtgtgtaaggatcaaaaaacagtgtgtgagaatcatcccctatatatatatatatatatatatatatatatatatatatatatatatatataacggcaagattgcatcagtccggaccgaagcctagccatcatttgcacacacacacacgttcgggcaggaaacccgaaccacgatcacagggatccgaacccttaaaccatcccgaggggcaggcgggccggaccttagtcccggatcgGGTCGGTAAGAGAACCGAGAGAACCAACAGCTCGACCTTCAATCTGCGTGCAGCTCGAGTCATGCTGGGTGCAGATGGAGTCAAGCTGGGTGCAGATGGAGTCAAGCtgggtgcagattgagtcaatctgcacgcatattgagtcaatctgcgtgcagattgagctTGTTTTTGGGTGCAGACACACTCAGTTCTTCGTAAGAAATTGAATATCTCAAAATCAAACCTATAGCAAAAATTAAAAACGCAGATTTATTAGGTTTCATCTCGTGAATCTATGTGCAAAGTTTCAGATTCTAACACCTAGATTTGAGCTCGAATTCGTGAGTTCATCTACAAAATTCACCTAGTCAATCGAATGTGCAGATTCTTAAATCAATCGAACTAATGTTTGAAATGATGTTACCTTGTTCCAATAGCAGCGACTAGAAGATTTTGTGAAGGATTCAAGGTCTGAAAACAACTGAATCATAAAAATCAAAGTTACAGTTCATCTTCATCCATTCGTTCACTGTTCATCATGAAATTGAGGAATTCGGTGATGATTTGGAGTATAATCCTTCAAGGAAGTTGATAATCGCAGCCTTAGAATCTTGTTTCATCGATTTTAACTTTCAATTTTGTTGATTTTGATGTCTGATAAAATTGGTAAAATCGGTAGGTGAGGGTTCCATGGGTTCTCTGCTATGCAGAGTTCTTCCAGGATCCTTTCACTATACTTTGATAAAAAGCAAGCATATATCCATGTTTTCCGTTATCAAAGTATTGCTGTCACGTGAACATAGTATTCATGATTTATATTATGAATTCATGTTCCTTACATGCATTATCTTTCATTAAGTATTAATCTGATAATCACGACGAAATATTAATTCACAAACGAAGTAATAATTCCGCAACAACATATTAAGAAGGTGAAATAATCCGGGTATCAGAGCGTAGCATCACGATTCAAGAAAAGCAGTTGTACTCTCAAAAGTCTGCATCAAAACTGAGAGTTATCGTTGGTGTGCTTGAATTTGTTCTCTTTTTTGCTGTAATTGGTGTTGAATCTGCTTGATGACTGCTTCCAATGTTGAAATACCTGCAGAAATATTTTTATGTACTTGGTGCTTTTTGCTTTCAGAAGCTAATTCATGTACTCGTAAGAGCTGTTTGCTTTTCATACACTCAAAAGAGTTGTTTTCATTAATAGGATCTTGACTTTCATCGATCTTATAATTCAAAATGAATATTACTCGAAGATAGATTTTGTATAGAATATTTGTCCAAAGCAATTTGTGCTTGGAAGATTtataaatgattaataaattactaGCTTTGCTGAAATTTCTTTAATGCTTTTCCAGGCACTGTTTACTAACTGTTTGTGTATGCTAATAATAGACGATATAAGTTCTATACTCTCAGCATCTTTTTTAACATATTTTTTTCATATTCTTCAATATTTTTAGTTAATCGTGACATTCTTTCGCATCTTTCATTTAAAAGAGTCTTCCAGCCCCTGCCCCCATGTAGTTTCGCCCCTGAGTAGTAACAAACGCAAATACATCTTTat
This window of the Rutidosis leptorrhynchoides isolate AG116_Rl617_1_P2 chromosome 7, CSIRO_AGI_Rlap_v1, whole genome shotgun sequence genome carries:
- the LOC139858089 gene encoding auxin-responsive protein IAA8-like; translation: MMSTPLLGVVEGGGPANAPSFHKNYGLTERNYLGLSDCSSVDSCSNVSSVSEVNKNTSLNLNLKATELRLGLPGSQSPDRDPECSSDKFDEKPLFPLVPTNNDGICLSSPKSVASGHKRVYIDAMDSGSEIKGVPVPEPNWMFGSSRVESDAPKSSALNTPNVSKINSSNPPAAKAQVVGWPPVRSFRKNMMATSSKNNEEVDGKRGPGALFVKVSMDGAPYLRKVDLRGFSTYQQLSSALEKMFSCFTIGRCGSQGGPGRENLSESKLRDLLDGSEYVLSYEDKDGDWMLVGDVPWDMFIGSCKRLKIMKGSDAIGLAPRAAETSKIKN